A region of Ochotona princeps isolate mOchPri1 chromosome 2, mOchPri1.hap1, whole genome shotgun sequence DNA encodes the following proteins:
- the LOC105942400 gene encoding LOW QUALITY PROTEIN: E3 ubiquitin-protein ligase TRAIP-like (The sequence of the model RefSeq protein was modified relative to this genomic sequence to represent the inferred CDS: substituted 2 bases at 2 genomic stop codons), protein METMARVSSPGDDTGGRFLGYRGLWGLTVMPIHALCTISRDVAAIQCGHTFHLHCLIQWFETAPSRTCPQCRIQIGKRTITNNLFFDLVQEDESILDPEFLKNELDRAWRLGLSSYLRKRQNSQAIIDALRDSLEEYNATVESLQKALGKAEMLQSTFQKQMKYFEQQQDEPKQAQEEARRLRSKMKTKEQIELLLQSQQPKVEVIRHMGVGQPAVEQLAVYCVSLKKEYENLKKARXASGELADKPRKDLISSRSKLQTIYSELDQTKLDLWSAQKDLQTADKEIMSLKKKXTVLQETLNLLPVASETVNRLVLESPAPVEMVNLKLLRPSFGDDIDLNAMFDVDTPPARPSSSLHGHSKKLCMEQAHYPVQNVSKKVFKGSKQEHQLLLGGQCCAGELDEELAGTFPPFICNAVLGQRQPKRAKTEFCRSTDVVRTGFDGLEGRTKFIQPTDMAMIHPLPVKLKAKTKQKVGVRPLKPTSQAKLDTFLWQRD, encoded by the exons ATGGAAACAATGGCCCGGGTCTCCAGCCCTGGTGATGACACTGGTGGCCGTTTCCTTGGCTACCGGGGCCTGTGGGGTCTAACCGTCATGCCCATCCACGCATTGTGTACTATCTCTCGAGATGTGGCTGCCATCCAATGCGGCCACACCTTCCACCTGCATTGCCTGATTCAGTGGTTTGAGACAGCACCAAGTCGGACTTGCCCACAGTGCCGAATCCAGATTGGCAAAAGAACCATTACCAACAATCTCTTCTTTGACCTTGTCCAGGAGGATGAGAGTATTTTGGATCCAGAATTCCTAAAGAATGAACTGGACAGGgcctggcggcttggccta TCCAGCTATCTCAGAAAGAGACAGAACAGCCAGGCTATCATTGACGCCCTGCGAGACTCACTGGAAGAATACAATGCCACTGTGGAATCTCTTCAGAAGGCCTTAGGCAAGGCTGAGATGCTGCAGTCCACTTTCCAGAAGCAGATGAAGTACTTCGAACAACAGCAGGATGAGCCCAAGCAAGCACAGGAGGAGGCCCGTCGGCTCAGGAGCAAGATGAAGACCAAGGAGCAGATTGAGCTTCTACTTCAGAGCCAGCAGCCCAAGGTGGAGGTGATCCGACACATGGGTGTGGGACAGCCGGCGGTGGAGCAGCTGGCTGTGTACTGTGTATCCCTCAAGAAAGAGTATGAGAATCTAAAAAAAGCACGGTAGGCCTCGGGGGAGCTGGCTGACAAGCCGAGGAAGGACTTGATTTCCTCTAGAAGCAAGTTGCAAACGATCTACTCTGAATTGGATCAGACTAAGTTAGATCTGTGGTCTGCTCAGAAGGACTTACAGACTGCTGACAAGGAAATCATGAGcctgaaaaaaaagtaaacagtGCTGCAGGAAACCTTGAATCTGCTACCAGTGGCCAGTGAGACTGTCAACCGCCTGGTTTTAGAAAGTCCAGCCCCTGTGGAGATGGTGAACCTCAAGCTCCTCCGACCATCCTTTGGGGATGATATTGACCTCAATGCTATGTTTGATGTGGATACTCCCCCAGCCCGgccctccagctccctacatggCCACTCCAAGAAGCTCTGCATGGAGCAGGCACACTATCCTGTTCAAAATGTCTCCAAGAAGGTATTCAAAGGCTCGAAGCAGGAGCACCAGCTCTTGCtgggtggccagtgctgtgcaggaGAGCTAGATGAGGAACTGGCTGGCACCTTCCCTCCCTTCATCTGCAATGCTGTGCTGGGCCAGAGACAGCCCAAGAGAGCAAAGACAGAGTTCTGTCGAAGCACAGATGTGGTAAGAACAGGATTTGATGGGCTTGAAGGGCGGACAAAATTCATCCAACCTACTGACATGGCCATGATCCACCCATTGCCTGTCAAACTCAAGGCCAAGACTAAGCAGAAAGTGGGAGTGAGACCTCTGAAACCTACCTCCCAGGCCAAGCTGGACACCTTTCTGTGGCAGAGAGACTAG